The following coding sequences lie in one Arachis ipaensis cultivar K30076 chromosome B05, Araip1.1, whole genome shotgun sequence genomic window:
- the LOC107644720 gene encoding uncharacterized protein LOC107644720, producing MPQNETHCHHPNGDATTLTTTPNHHNNHPVLTLHLKDPILEQNSDTLFTPTPTMASTNSTNSTDPLPSPDDIAAKALTKRFDALITVRTKAIKGKGAWYWTHLEPILVRNPDSGAPKSVKLKCSLCDSVFSASNPSRTASEHLKRGTCPNFSTGLRPGSVPSPLPISVVNTGSNHSNNSRKRASPASPVPYQNHALAMVESSKFGPFGGEIGYTQVHGNSVNQHHHHNQHQHHQQQQHLVLSGGKEDLCALAMFEDSVKKLKSPKTSPGPALSKEQVNSALELLSDWLCETCGSVSLATIEHRKFQAFLSQVGLPATNTLRREISGPRLDAKFSEAKAESEAKIRDAMFFQVASDGWKNRNWYSLCCGGENLVKFVVNLPNGTSVFQKALFTGGVVSSSYAEEVLWETVTGASGSVVQRCVGIVADKFKAKALRNLEAQNHWMVNTSCQLQGFISLIKDFNNELPLFRVVIENCLKVANFIDNESQVRNSFLKYRMQEMEYSGLIRVPSPKCDPLKNFAALFPMLEDIWSCARVIQMVVMEDTFKLNCMEDPLAREVAAMVQNEGFWNELEAVYSIVKVIRGMIQDIEAERPLIGRCLPLWEELRTKVKEWCSKYNIAEGPAEKIVEKRFRKNYHPAWAAAFILDPLYLIKDTSGKYLPPFKCLTRDQEKDVDKLLTRLASREEAHVVLMELMKWRSEGLDPLYAQAVQIKQRDPATGRMKVANPLGSRLVWETCLSEFKSLGKIAVRLIFLHATSCGFKSNWSFMRKISTNKQSRVALERAQKMVYVAAHAKLERRDFSSEEEKDAELFAMSGSSEEGMLADVYADASLV from the coding sequence ATGCCCCAAAACGAGACTCACTGCCACCACCCCAATGGTGACGCCACCACCCTCACCACCACCCCCAACCACCATAACAACCACCCTGTTCTGACCCTTCACCTCAAAGACCCCATTTTGGAACAAAATTCAGATACCCTTTTCACACCAACACCAACAATGGCTTCCACAAACTCCACCAACTCCACCGACCCTCTTCCTTCCCCTGACGACATCGCCGCCAAAGCCCTCACAAAACGGTTCGACGCACTCATCACGGTTCGAACCAAAGCCATAAAGGGGAAGGGTGCTTGGTACTGGACCCATCTCGAACCCATTCTTGTTCGGAACCCCGATTCCGGCGCCCCCAAATCGGTGAAACTCAAGTGTTCTCTGTGTGACTCTGTTTTCTCTGCTTCCAACCCTTCAAGAACAGCTTCCGAGCATCTCAAGAGGGGCACGTGTCCCAATTTCAGCACAGGATTGAGGCCCGGTTCGGTTCCTTCTCCGCTTCCAATCTCAGTGGTCAACACCGGTTCGAACCATAGCAACAATAGCAGGAAGAGGGCTTCACCTGCTTCACCTGTTCCTTATCAAAATCATGCCTTGGCAATGGTGGAGTCTTCAAAGTTTGGTCCTTTTGGTGGTGAAATTGGGTACACTCAGGTGCATGGTAACTCTGTGAACCAGCACCATCATCATAATCAGCATCAGcatcatcagcagcagcagcattTAGTGCTGTCTGGTGGGAAGGAAGATTTGTGTGCTTTGGCTATGTTTGAGGACAgtgtgaagaagctcaagagcccTAAGACCTCACCTGGTCCTGCTTTGAGTAAGGAGCAGGTCAACTCTGCCCTTGAGTTGCTCTCTGATTGGTTGTGTGAGACTTGTGGTTCTGTGTCTCTGGCCACAATTGAGCACAGAAAGTTTCAGGCTTTTCTAAGCCAGGTTGGTTTGCCTGCAACAAATACTTTGAGGCGTGAAATCTCAGGTCCAAGGCTTGATGCTAAGTTCAGTGAGGCCAAGGCTGAGTCTGAGGCCAAGATAAGGGATGCCATGTTCTTTCAGGTGGCTAGTGATGGTTGGAAGAATAGGAATTGGTATAGTTTGTGTTGTGGTGGTGAGAATTTGGTGAAGTTTGTGGTGAATCTTCCCAATGGTACTAGTGTGTTCCAGAAGGCTTTGTTCACTGGTGGAGTTGTGTCTTCCAGTTATGCTGAGGAGGTTCTGTGGGAGACTGTGACTGGTGCCAGTGGAAGTGTTGTTCAAAGGTGTGTTGGGATTGTTGCAGACAAGTTCAAGGCCAAGGCTTTGAGGAACTTGGAGGCTCAGAACCATTGGATGGTAAATACTTCTTGTCAGCTTCAGGGGTTCATTAGTTTAATCAAGGATTTTAACAACGAGCTACCACTTTTCAGGGTTGTCATTGAGAATTGCCTTAAGGTTGCGAATTTTATAGACAATGAATCTCAGGTCAGAAATAGTTTTCTCAAGTACAGGATGCAGGAGATGGAGTATTCAGGGTTGATTCGAGTCCCTTCGCCGAAATGTGACCCTTTAAAGAACTTTGCTGCTTTGTTTCCGATGTTGGAGGACATTTGGAGCTGTGCAAGGGTGATCCAGATGGTTGTGATGGAGGATACGTTTAAGTTAAACTGCATGGAGGATCCACTGGCCAGGGAGGTGGCTGCAATGGTTCAGAATGAGGGCTTTTGGAATGAGTTAGAAGCCGTTTATTCCATTGTGAAGGTCATAAGAGGAATGATTCAGGACATTGAAGCTGAGCGACCACTGATTGGTAGATGCTTGCCTCTTTGGGAGGAGTTGAGAACCAAGGTGAAAGAATGGTGTTCCAAGTACAACATTGCGGAAGGTCCTGCAGAGAAAATAGTGGAAAAGAGATTCAGAAAGAATTATCACCCGGCATGGGCAGCAGCATTTATTCTTGATCCGCTTTACTTGATCAAAGACACAAGTGGAAAGTATCTTCCTCCATTCAAGTGCTTGACACGTGATCAGGAGAAAGATGTAGATAAGTTATTGACAAGGCTTGCTTCGAGAGAAGAAGCTCATGTTGTGTTGATGGAGCTAATGAAATGGAGGTCAGAAGGGCTCGACCCTCTTTATGCGCAGGCAGTTCAAATAAAGCAGAGGGATCCGGCGACGGGGAGGATGAAAGTCGCAAACCCATTGGGTAGTAGGCTTGTTTGGGAAACATGCTTGAGTGAGTTCAAATCCTTGGGGAAGATTGCGGTAAGGCTTATCTTTCTGCATGCGACCTCATGCGGATTTAAGAGTAATTGGTCTTTCATGAGGAAAATATCTACAAATAAACAATCAAGAGTTGCATTGGAAAGAGCCCAGAAAATGGTGTATGTTGCAGCTCATGCCAAGCTTGAAAGGAGAGACTTTAGTAGCGAGGAAGAGAAGGATGCAGAACTGTTTGCCATGAGCGGCAGCAGTGAGGAGGGTATGTTAGCTGATGTCTATGCTGATGCATCCTTAGTGTAA